Proteins from one Calonectris borealis unplaced genomic scaffold, bCalBor7.hap1.2 HAP1_SCAFFOLD_35, whole genome shotgun sequence genomic window:
- the LOC142076184 gene encoding olfactory receptor 14J1-like, producing MSNGSSITQFLLLEFADTRELQLLHFWLFLGIYLAALLGNGLIITAIACDQRLHTPMYFFLLNLSLLDLGSISTTLPKAMANSLWDTRAISYAGCAAQVFFFLFSIIGEYFLLTVMAYDRYVAICQPLHYGTLLGSRACVHMAAAAWASGYLYALLHTANTLSLPLCHGNAVDQFFCEIPQILKLSCSHSYLREVGLLLVSACLLFGCFVFIVVSYVEIFRAVLRIPSEQGRHKAFSTCLPHLAVVSLFLSTGMFAYLKPPSISSSFSDLVMAVLYAVVPPAVNPLIYSMRNQELKDALRKLAQWTLFHRQ from the coding sequence atgtccaacggcagctccatcacccagttcctcctcctggagttcgcagacacgcgggagctgcagctcttgcacttctggctcttcctgggcatctacctggctgccctcctgggcaacggcctcatcatcaccgccatagcctgcgaccagcgcctgcacacccccatgtacttcttcctcctcaacctctccctcctcgacctgggctccatctccaccactcttcccaaagccatggccaattccctctgggacaccagggccatctcctacgcaggatgtgctgcacaggtcttcttctttctcttctcgaTTATAGgggagtattttcttctcactgtcatggcctatgaccgctacgttgccatctgccaacccctgcactacgggaccctcctgggcagcagagcttgtgtccacatggcagcagctgcctgggccagtgggtatctctatgctctcctgcacacggccaatacattgtcactacccctctgccacggcaatgctgtggaccagttcttctgtgaaatcccccagatcctcaagctctcctgctcacactcctacctcagggaggttgggcttcttttGGTTAGTGCATGTTTactatttgggtgttttgttttcattgtggtgtcctacgtggagatcttcagggccgtgctgaggatcccctctgagcagggacggcacaaagccttttccacgtgcctccctcacctggccgtggtctccctctttctcagcactggcatgtttgcatacctgaagcccccctccatctcctcctcatttTCAGACTTAGTGATGGCAGTGCTGTAtgcagtggtgcctccagcagtgaaccccctcatctacagcatgaggaaccaggagctcaaggatgccctaaggaaactggcccagtggacgctgtttcaccgacaataa